A stretch of Myxococcus hansupus DNA encodes these proteins:
- the cas1c gene encoding type I-C CRISPR-associated endonuclease Cas1c, protein MTTALNTLFITAEGTRLNKEGECVVVTVQEQKKAEVPLRHLRSVVCLTRAWLTPELMESCLEAGIHVSFFGMTGRFLARVEGVPGGNVLLRRQQYRAADDAARSLAISRAMVLGKLGNARAFVLHARRDAAAERQEVLSETARRLSEHLRALVRAEELEQVRGLEGIAARDYFEAFPALLKKSASGFEFDGRNRRPPRNPLNAMLSFGYALLAQDCAGALAGVGLDPAVGFLHEDRPGRLSLALDLMEEFRAPVVDRLVFSLVNRGQLKLGDFRTESAGAVLLKDDARKTFLVAYQEAKQVSVRHAFLGQETTWGMAPHLQALLLARNIRGELDGYPPFAMR, encoded by the coding sequence ATGACGACCGCGCTGAACACGTTGTTCATCACCGCCGAGGGCACGCGCCTGAACAAGGAGGGCGAATGCGTGGTGGTGACGGTTCAAGAGCAGAAGAAGGCCGAGGTCCCGTTGCGGCACCTTCGCTCGGTGGTGTGTCTGACGCGGGCGTGGTTGACGCCAGAGTTGATGGAGAGCTGCCTGGAGGCGGGTATCCATGTCTCCTTCTTTGGGATGACCGGGCGTTTCCTCGCGCGGGTGGAGGGCGTGCCCGGTGGCAACGTGTTGTTGCGGCGACAGCAGTACCGGGCGGCGGATGATGCCGCGCGCTCACTGGCCATCTCCCGGGCCATGGTGTTGGGGAAGTTGGGGAACGCGCGGGCGTTCGTGCTGCATGCGCGGCGTGACGCGGCGGCGGAGCGGCAGGAGGTCCTCTCGGAGACGGCGCGGCGCCTGTCGGAGCATCTTCGCGCGCTGGTTCGGGCGGAGGAACTGGAGCAGGTGCGAGGGCTGGAGGGCATCGCTGCGCGCGACTACTTCGAGGCCTTTCCCGCGCTATTGAAGAAGAGCGCCAGTGGCTTCGAGTTCGACGGCCGTAACCGTCGCCCTCCGAGGAACCCGCTCAACGCGATGCTCTCGTTTGGTTATGCGCTGCTGGCGCAGGATTGCGCGGGGGCGCTCGCGGGCGTGGGATTGGACCCGGCGGTGGGGTTCCTGCACGAGGACCGTCCCGGACGTCTGTCCTTGGCGTTGGATTTGATGGAGGAGTTCCGCGCGCCGGTGGTGGACCGGCTTGTCTTCTCGCTGGTGAACCGTGGGCAGTTGAAGCTGGGGGACTTCCGGACCGAGTCCGCGGGAGCGGTGCTCCTCAAGGATGACGCGCGCAAGACGTTCCTGGTGGCGTATCAGGAGGCGAAGCAGGTGAGCGTGCGGCACGCATTCCTGGGGCAGGAGACGACCTGGGGCATGGCGCCTCACCTGCAAGCGCTGTTGCTGGCGCGAAACATCCGAGGTGAGCTGGATGGCTACCCTCCCTTCGCGATGCGCTGA
- the cas2 gene encoding CRISPR-associated endonuclease Cas2, whose amino-acid sequence MRKLTVLICYDVRVSDPQGARRLRKIARACKDHGVRVQYSVFECVLEPKDWVVLRARLLAAFESECDSLRFYFLSEDDARKTEHHGARPPLDVEGPLVL is encoded by the coding sequence ATGCGTAAGCTCACGGTGTTGATTTGTTACGACGTGCGGGTGTCGGACCCTCAGGGGGCTCGGCGCCTGCGCAAGATTGCACGGGCCTGCAAGGACCATGGCGTACGGGTGCAGTACTCCGTCTTCGAGTGCGTGCTGGAGCCCAAGGACTGGGTCGTCCTGCGCGCTCGCTTGCTGGCGGCGTTCGAGTCGGAATGCGACAGCCTGCGCTTCTATTTCCTGTCGGAAGACGATGCCCGGAAGACGGAGCATCATGGTGCCAGGCCACCGCTGGACGTCGAGGGACCGCTGGTCCTGTAG